Proteins encoded together in one uncultured Desulfosarcina sp. window:
- a CDS encoding ATP-binding protein, which produces MKRSTPPSLTLKNIKLRRGRSISRELTVSLVLLVLLVEGVLLLLIYNRQTDELYRRLEEKADEYAANLSETLAVPMWDLDDEQIRRIGEGFARNEMVASVLIRGAEGTVHYQSNRLVEDHPIHRKFPIIHTGRTLGHAEISLSVAAYRQEMVWLRNTALMVLAVSLVVIVIATGIILRVLMRKPLDILREGMDRIARGNGDYRFDKIHHEELADIAWRFETMADKVRQRERSLKKEVVERKRAEEKIRQSDIRTRAILNAIPDILFQFDREGRFVDMRGNPERLGISPDRCVGWNLEQVMPQKLASIFRRQLSRSFETGKVTVFEYELPFGEENRYYEARLVAVSDDLALGMVRNITERVTAADSKQRLMEQLQRAQKMEAIGMLAGGVAHDLNNVLSGVVSYPELILMDLPQDSPLRQRIHTIQKSGERAAHIVQDLLTLARRGVSVSEIVNLNEIVQDYLSSPECDKLRTYHPGIQLIPELGDDLLNVSGSPIHLTKTVMNLISNAAEATTDGGVVRIATRNCYIDTPIDGYDEIEEGDYVMLTVKDNGIGISEKDIDRIFEPFYTKKVMGRSGTGLGMAVVWGTVKDHHGYIHIDSMPNQGTTVTIHLPATRKRRAQADRQETIETLKGDGERILVVDDVAEQREIATDLLTRLGYSATSVAGGEAAAAYLHDREVDLVVLDMIMDPGIDGLETYRRILRIHPHQRALIASGYSESERVQEARRIGAGAYVKKPYRIETLARAVKTVLHG; this is translated from the coding sequence GTGAAACGGTCCACACCACCATCGTTGACATTGAAAAATATCAAGCTCAGACGGGGGCGGTCCATTTCCAGGGAATTGACCGTCAGCCTGGTGCTGCTGGTGTTGCTGGTGGAAGGGGTGCTTCTGCTTCTGATCTACAACCGGCAGACGGACGAATTGTACCGGCGCCTGGAGGAAAAAGCGGACGAATATGCCGCCAACCTTTCCGAAACCCTGGCCGTGCCGATGTGGGACCTGGATGACGAGCAGATCCGACGCATCGGAGAGGGCTTCGCCCGCAACGAAATGGTGGCATCGGTTCTCATCCGGGGTGCCGAGGGAACCGTTCATTACCAATCCAACCGCCTGGTCGAGGATCATCCGATCCACCGGAAGTTCCCCATCATTCACACCGGCAGGACCCTCGGGCATGCCGAAATTTCCCTCTCGGTAGCGGCCTACCGCCAGGAAATGGTCTGGCTTCGCAATACGGCCCTGATGGTGCTGGCCGTATCCCTGGTTGTCATCGTGATTGCCACGGGAATCATTCTGCGGGTGCTCATGCGCAAACCGCTGGACATCCTGCGGGAGGGAATGGACCGTATTGCCCGTGGGAACGGAGACTACCGCTTCGACAAGATCCATCATGAGGAACTGGCAGACATCGCCTGGCGGTTCGAGACCATGGCCGACAAGGTCCGCCAGCGTGAACGGTCGCTGAAAAAGGAGGTTGTCGAGCGCAAACGGGCCGAAGAAAAAATCAGGCAGAGCGATATTCGCACCCGCGCCATCCTCAATGCTATTCCCGACATTTTGTTTCAGTTCGATCGCGAGGGCCGGTTCGTGGATATGCGCGGAAACCCGGAGCGCCTGGGGATATCTCCGGACCGCTGCGTCGGGTGGAACCTCGAACAGGTCATGCCGCAAAAATTGGCCAGCATTTTTCGCCGGCAGCTTTCCCGATCATTTGAAACCGGCAAGGTGACCGTATTCGAATACGAGCTGCCTTTCGGGGAAGAAAACCGATATTATGAAGCCCGGCTGGTGGCTGTGTCGGACGATCTGGCCCTGGGAATGGTGCGGAATATCACCGAACGGGTGACGGCGGCGGATTCGAAGCAGCGACTGATGGAGCAGTTGCAGCGGGCCCAGAAAATGGAAGCCATCGGCATGCTGGCCGGCGGCGTGGCCCACGACCTCAACAACGTGCTATCCGGTGTGGTCAGCTATCCGGAGTTGATCCTCATGGATTTGCCGCAAGACAGCCCCCTGCGGCAGAGAATCCATACCATTCAGAAATCCGGCGAGCGCGCCGCCCATATTGTTCAGGATCTGTTGACCCTGGCCCGAAGGGGCGTATCGGTTTCTGAAATCGTCAATCTCAACGAGATCGTCCAGGATTATTTGAGCAGTCCCGAATGCGATAAGCTGCGCACCTACCACCCCGGCATCCAATTGATACCGGAGCTTGGCGACGACCTGCTGAATGTTTCGGGTTCTCCGATCCACTTGACCAAAACCGTAATGAACCTGATTTCCAATGCCGCGGAGGCCACGACCGACGGTGGTGTGGTCCGCATCGCGACCCGCAACTGTTACATCGACACCCCCATCGACGGATATGATGAGATCGAGGAAGGCGATTATGTGATGCTGACGGTGAAAGACAACGGGATCGGTATTTCGGAAAAGGACATCGATCGGATTTTCGAGCCGTTCTACACCAAAAAAGTGATGGGCCGCTCCGGCACCGGTCTGGGCATGGCGGTGGTTTGGGGAACCGTCAAGGATCACCACGGGTATATCCACATTGACAGCATGCCGAATCAGGGCACTACGGTCACCATCCATCTGCCGGCGACCAGAAAACGCCGGGCGCAGGCCGATAGGCAAGAAACCATCGAGACGCTGAAAGGCGATGGAGAGCGCATCCTCGTTGTTGACGATGTGGCCGAGCAACGGGAGATCGCAACGGATTTGCTCACCCGGCTGGGTTATTCCGCAACCAGCGTTGCCGGCGGGGAAGCCGCCGCCGCCTACCTCCACGACCGGGAAGTCGACCTGGTGGTGCTGGATATGATCATGGACCCCGGCATCGACGGCCTGGAAACCTACCGACGGATCCTGCGGATTCATCCCCATCAACGCGCCCTGATCGCCAGCGGATATTCCGAATCGGAACGGGTTCAGGAGGCCCGCAGAATCGGTGCCGGCGCTTATGTGAAAAAACCCTACCGAATCGAGACCCTGGCCCGAGCGGTGAAGACGGTGCTGCACGGATAG
- the fdhF gene encoding formate dehydrogenase subunit alpha, whose amino-acid sequence MPNLTLNGRTVSFRPGQTILDVARDNDVPIPTLCHLKDAHPSGGCRICVVEVIGSDRLLPACDTPASADMQILTDSPVVRKTRKTILEMMLASGAHNCLLMDQPTSSWSESQLAIMQQPWHDKICPAHGDCRLQDLAIEYEVSVAGIEQKIDGHPLDDTTPMIVRDYSRCIGCGRCVTACEEVQVNAAIHPPYGRREDFPQGWYPLVDYENCTHCGQCLQACPTGALFEKKAFGLATGSEAEKIRTTCPYCGVGCQQWLHVKDGRVIKVTAVEDGAPNKGRLCVKGRFGYDFIHSPDRLTKPLIREGETFREASWDEALDLVAEKFKQIKQLHGPDALAGISCARSINEDSYNMQKLFRATIGTNNIDHCARTCHAPTVAGLAKAFGSGAMTNSFAEVPGAKLFFVIGSNMTEAHPVAATFVKQAVRNGAELIVADPRFNGIAEHAHTYMQIKVGSDVALINGMMHVLIAEDLYDRDYVQAHTVGFEALRETVMQYPPERAAEISGVPADTIRAVARKMAAVRPSMLMYTLGITEHTCGVNNVLSCANLQMLLGNVGIEYGGVNPLRGQNNVQGACDMGALPADYPGYQKVTDAAARAKFGQAWGVELPDQPGLMIPDMIDGLKNGNIKALYVFGENIANTEPDIGHVEKCLSSAEFIVCNDIFETETTRFAHVVLPAAAWSEDDGTFTNAERRVSRVRKAVEPPGEARPNWWIFREIARRMGQTWESASGQEIWDNEVAPLSPIFSGIKYHRIETDGLQWPVPGEDHPGTTIMHKDGNFTCGKGNLFALEWTPPAEVPDTEYPFVLSTGRRLYHYHTRTQTGRCEGLNTLLGEETADISADDAMNLGIEQGEKIRVISRRGAVEVPARITRQVPPGLVWMAFHFREGCANWLTNPAFDPISKTAEFKVCAVRLEKI is encoded by the coding sequence ATGCCAAATCTCACCCTGAACGGCCGTACCGTCTCTTTCAGGCCAGGCCAGACCATCCTGGACGTGGCCAGGGATAACGACGTGCCCATTCCCACCCTGTGCCATCTGAAAGACGCCCATCCAAGCGGTGGCTGCCGCATTTGCGTGGTTGAAGTAATCGGCAGCGATCGGCTGCTGCCCGCTTGCGACACGCCGGCCAGCGCCGACATGCAAATTCTCACCGATAGCCCCGTGGTTCGAAAAACGCGCAAAACCATCCTGGAAATGATGTTGGCCTCCGGCGCCCACAACTGCCTGCTCATGGATCAGCCCACCTCCAGTTGGAGCGAAAGCCAGTTGGCCATCATGCAGCAACCCTGGCACGACAAGATCTGCCCCGCCCATGGGGACTGCCGCCTCCAGGATTTGGCCATCGAATACGAGGTCAGCGTGGCCGGCATCGAACAAAAAATCGACGGCCACCCCCTGGATGACACCACACCGATGATCGTGCGCGACTACAGCCGCTGCATCGGGTGCGGGCGCTGCGTCACGGCCTGTGAAGAGGTTCAGGTCAACGCGGCCATTCACCCGCCTTATGGTCGCCGTGAGGATTTTCCCCAGGGGTGGTATCCTTTGGTGGATTACGAGAACTGTACCCATTGTGGCCAATGCCTTCAGGCCTGCCCGACGGGCGCATTGTTCGAGAAAAAGGCTTTCGGGTTGGCCACCGGCAGTGAGGCCGAAAAAATTCGCACCACCTGTCCATACTGCGGGGTGGGGTGCCAGCAGTGGCTGCACGTCAAGGACGGCCGGGTGATCAAGGTCACCGCCGTGGAAGATGGTGCACCCAACAAAGGTCGTCTGTGCGTCAAGGGGCGCTTCGGCTACGATTTCATCCACTCGCCGGACCGCCTCACCAAGCCGTTGATCCGTGAGGGTGAGACCTTTCGGGAAGCCTCCTGGGACGAGGCCCTGGACCTGGTGGCCGAGAAGTTCAAGCAGATCAAACAGCTTCACGGCCCCGATGCCCTGGCCGGTATCAGTTGCGCCCGCAGCATCAACGAAGACTCGTACAACATGCAGAAGCTTTTCCGGGCGACCATCGGCACCAACAACATCGATCACTGCGCCCGGACCTGTCACGCCCCCACCGTGGCCGGCCTGGCAAAGGCTTTCGGCTCGGGTGCCATGACCAACTCTTTTGCGGAAGTGCCGGGCGCCAAGCTTTTCTTCGTGATCGGCTCCAACATGACCGAGGCCCACCCGGTGGCCGCCACCTTCGTCAAACAGGCTGTTAGAAACGGCGCTGAACTGATCGTGGCCGACCCGCGTTTCAACGGCATCGCCGAGCACGCCCACACCTACATGCAGATCAAGGTCGGCTCTGACGTGGCCCTGATCAACGGCATGATGCACGTGCTGATCGCCGAGGATCTTTATGACCGCGACTATGTCCAGGCCCACACCGTGGGCTTCGAGGCCCTGCGCGAGACCGTCATGCAATACCCGCCGGAGCGGGCCGCCGAAATCAGCGGCGTTCCGGCCGACACTATCCGTGCTGTGGCCCGCAAGATGGCCGCCGTCCGGCCGTCCATGCTCATGTACACCCTGGGCATCACCGAACACACCTGCGGGGTCAACAATGTGCTCAGCTGCGCCAACCTGCAGATGCTTTTGGGCAACGTGGGCATCGAATACGGCGGGGTGAACCCGTTGCGAGGGCAGAACAACGTCCAGGGCGCCTGCGACATGGGCGCACTGCCCGCCGACTATCCCGGATACCAGAAAGTCACCGACGCGGCGGCGCGGGCCAAGTTTGGCCAGGCCTGGGGCGTGGAACTGCCCGATCAACCCGGACTGATGATCCCCGACATGATCGACGGCCTGAAAAATGGCAACATCAAGGCCCTGTATGTCTTCGGTGAGAATATCGCCAATACCGAACCCGATATCGGCCATGTGGAGAAATGTCTCAGCTCCGCCGAATTCATCGTCTGCAATGACATCTTCGAAACCGAGACCACCCGTTTTGCGCATGTGGTCCTGCCGGCGGCGGCCTGGAGCGAAGACGACGGCACCTTCACCAACGCCGAACGGCGGGTCAGCCGGGTGCGCAAGGCCGTGGAGCCGCCGGGCGAGGCCAGGCCCAACTGGTGGATCTTCCGCGAGATCGCCCGCCGCATGGGCCAGACCTGGGAATCGGCCAGCGGACAGGAAATCTGGGACAACGAAGTCGCCCCCCTGTCGCCAATCTTCTCCGGCATCAAATACCACCGCATCGAAACCGACGGTTTGCAGTGGCCAGTGCCCGGCGAGGATCACCCCGGAACGACCATCATGCACAAGGACGGAAATTTCACCTGCGGCAAAGGCAATCTCTTTGCTCTTGAGTGGACCCCGCCAGCCGAGGTGCCTGATACGGAGTATCCCTTCGTGCTCAGCACCGGCCGTCGGCTCTACCACTACCACACCCGCACCCAGACCGGCCGCTGCGAAGGGCTCAACACGCTGCTCGGAGAGGAAACGGCGGACATCTCTGCCGATGACGCCATGAATCTGGGAATCGAGCAGGGAGAGAAAATCCGCGTGATCTCCCGACGCGGCGCGGTGGAGGTGCCGGCCCGCATCACCAGACAGGTGCCGCCCGGCCTGGTGTGGATGGCCTTTCATTTCAGGGAAGGCTGCGCCAACTGGCTGACCAACCCGGCCTTCGATCCGATTTCCAAGACCGCCGAGTTCAAGGTCTGCGCGGTGCGGCTGGAAAAAATATAG
- a CDS encoding patatin-like phospholipase family protein, whose product MMNGKGTRGVTAMPTFNSVVFAGGGCRCVWQAGFWAVAAEPLELDRAVIGSVSAGVAMACLVRSGCIDEGMSLFKRRFAGNPRNMYLTRWGTGRPVFPQVAIYREGVLSVMDDSAMDRLQRAPDIRVLMARPPAWLPPQVAPALGIGTYLAEKHLKKPMHPTWAAKVGFRPLVASVRECRSPSQLAGLILQSSCTPPFVPLQYRGRQPVLDGGLIDNCPVETVADVPGPMLVLLSRRYPSDRIPRGGERFYLQPSRDPLIGRWDYTNPAGLQATFDLGRRDAETFLSRLRR is encoded by the coding sequence ATGATGAATGGTAAGGGGACTCGGGGCGTGACAGCGATGCCGACCTTCAACAGTGTGGTTTTTGCCGGCGGCGGCTGCCGTTGTGTGTGGCAGGCCGGTTTCTGGGCCGTGGCCGCCGAACCGCTGGAGCTGGATCGGGCGGTGATCGGCAGCGTCAGCGCCGGGGTGGCCATGGCCTGCCTGGTGCGAAGCGGCTGCATCGACGAGGGGATGTCTTTGTTCAAGCGCCGCTTTGCCGGCAACCCCAGAAACATGTACCTGACCCGCTGGGGAACCGGCCGGCCGGTTTTTCCCCAGGTTGCGATTTACCGGGAAGGCGTTCTTTCGGTCATGGACGACAGCGCCATGGACCGCCTGCAGCGAGCCCCGGATATCCGCGTGCTGATGGCCAGGCCCCCCGCCTGGCTGCCTCCCCAGGTGGCACCCGCATTGGGCATCGGCACCTACCTGGCGGAAAAGCATTTGAAAAAACCGATGCACCCGACCTGGGCGGCCAAAGTGGGCTTTCGTCCGCTGGTGGCCTCGGTCCGGGAGTGTCGAAGCCCAAGCCAGCTGGCCGGCCTCATTCTGCAATCCTCGTGCACCCCGCCGTTCGTCCCGCTTCAATATCGCGGCCGACAGCCCGTGCTCGACGGCGGCCTGATCGACAACTGCCCCGTGGAGACGGTGGCCGATGTCCCCGGGCCCATGCTGGTGCTGTTGTCGAGACGCTATCCATCAGACCGAATTCCCCGCGGCGGCGAGCGTTTTTATCTCCAGCCGTCCAGGGACCCGCTCATCGGCCGCTGGGACTACACCAATCCCGCCGGGTTGCAGGCAACCTTCGATTTAGGACGCCGGGATGCAGAGACGTTCCTTTCCCGGCTGAGAAGATAA
- a CDS encoding glycosyltransferase family 4 protein: MARRGFYRKIKNIGFVSTRLAGTDGVSLETAKWANVFQSEGFKCFFMAGELDRPENVSMLVPEAHFNHPRIRDINSHVYDNQKRDRKITAEIHRLRLLLKDRLYAFAEKFDIHLLIPQNALTIPINIPLGLALTEFIAETGLATIAHHHDFYWERDRFMSSAVGDYLKMAFPPDLESIKHVVINSFAAQQLSLRTGISAACIPNVMDFEHPPAPPDAYTADVRKDLGIADDEHFILQPTRVVARKGIEHAIELVNRLGLKAKLVISHASGDEGYDYENRLREYSRLMGVNTVFVANIIGEHRGTTADGRKIYTLDDIYPHADLVTYPSTFEGFGNAFLEAVYFKRPIVVNKYSIYAKDIEPKGFKVVEIDGYVTDQAVEKARQLLTDPELCAQTVEHNYAVGRRFFSYRVLSKRLRGFIQMSLGGIGRG; encoded by the coding sequence ATGGCAAGACGCGGTTTTTATCGGAAAATAAAAAATATCGGATTCGTTTCCACCCGCCTGGCGGGCACCGATGGGGTCTCCCTGGAGACAGCCAAATGGGCCAACGTTTTCCAGTCGGAGGGGTTCAAGTGCTTTTTTATGGCAGGAGAACTCGACAGACCCGAAAACGTCTCCATGCTTGTCCCCGAAGCCCATTTCAACCATCCCCGCATCCGGGACATCAACAGCCATGTTTACGACAACCAAAAGCGCGACCGGAAAATTACCGCGGAGATCCATCGACTGCGCCTGCTCCTCAAGGATCGGCTGTACGCGTTTGCCGAGAAGTTCGACATCCACCTTCTCATCCCCCAGAATGCGCTGACGATTCCCATCAATATCCCTTTAGGGCTGGCCTTGACCGAATTTATCGCCGAAACCGGATTGGCCACCATCGCCCACCATCATGATTTCTACTGGGAACGCGACCGGTTTATGAGCAGCGCCGTCGGCGATTATCTGAAGATGGCCTTCCCTCCGGACCTGGAGTCCATCAAACATGTGGTGATCAACAGCTTTGCTGCTCAGCAGCTCAGCCTGCGAACCGGCATTTCCGCGGCGTGCATCCCCAACGTCATGGATTTCGAGCACCCCCCGGCACCGCCGGATGCCTACACCGCCGATGTCCGCAAAGATTTAGGGATTGCGGATGACGAACACTTCATCCTTCAGCCCACGCGCGTGGTGGCCCGCAAGGGGATCGAGCATGCCATCGAACTGGTGAACCGGTTGGGCCTGAAGGCCAAGCTGGTGATTTCTCATGCCTCGGGCGACGAAGGCTACGACTACGAAAACCGGCTGCGGGAATATTCCCGGTTAATGGGCGTGAATACGGTTTTTGTGGCCAATATCATCGGCGAGCATCGGGGCACGACAGCGGATGGCAGGAAGATTTATACCCTGGACGATATCTATCCCCATGCCGACCTGGTGACCTATCCGTCCACCTTCGAGGGCTTCGGCAACGCCTTTCTTGAAGCCGTGTATTTCAAACGACCCATCGTGGTGAACAAGTATTCCATCTACGCCAAGGACATCGAACCTAAGGGCTTCAAGGTGGTGGAGATTGACGGCTACGTGACCGATCAGGCGGTCGAAAAGGCCCGGCAGCTGCTTACGGATCCGGAGCTTTGCGCCCAGACCGTGGAACACAACTATGCCGTCGGCCGGCGGTTTTTTTCCTACCGCGTGCTCTCCAAGCGTTTACGGGGCTTCATCCAGATGAGCCTGGGCGGTATCGGCCGCGGGTAG